DNA sequence from the Streptomyces sp. NBC_01264 genome:
GGCCTTCGGCGGCCCGGCCGGATCGGCCGCCAGCGCGGCCGCGGCGGCCACGGCCATCGCGCCGCACACCGCTTCGCGGTGCTGGTGGGTGGTGTAGGCGGAGATCTCCGCCTGGTGGGTGGCCTGCTCCGGGTCGTCGGCGTACCAGGCGCCCAGCGGGGCGACCCGCATGGCCGCTCCGTTGCCCCAGGAGCCCTGCCCGTTGAAGAGTTCCGCGGCGAGCGTGCGCCAGTCCGCGCCCTCGCGGATCAGGCGCAGCATCCGGTTCACGGCGGGCCCGTAGCCGCGGTCGAAGTCGTGGTGCCGGGCGAAGGAGGCCGCCAGCGCGTCCTGGTCCACCCTGCCGTGCCCGGCGAGCACGGCCACCACCGAGCAGGCCATCTCGGTGTCGTCGGTCCACTGCCACGGATCGCTGCCCGCGGGCAGCTCGCGCCGCTTGAGCAGCGGGTAGTTCACGGGGACGAAGTACTGGGAGCCCAGTGCGTCACCCAGGGCCAGCCCCCGGAGGCTGGCCATGGCGCGTGCGTAGCGCCTTTCGGGAGAGGAGTCAGAGGTCATCGCGCGTCACTCTAGCCGTCCAGGTCGTAAGGCTCCGGTGTGGTCC
Encoded proteins:
- a CDS encoding ADP-ribosylglycohydrolase family protein translates to MTSDSSPERRYARAMASLRGLALGDALGSQYFVPVNYPLLKRRELPAGSDPWQWTDDTEMACSVVAVLAGHGRVDQDALAASFARHHDFDRGYGPAVNRMLRLIREGADWRTLAAELFNGQGSWGNGAAMRVAPLGAWYADDPEQATHQAEISAYTTHQHREAVCGAMAVAAAAALAADPAGPPKAADLLDGVIALVPRSAVGAGVRRARDMLDYGDATTVAAVLGCGRRTSAHDTVPFALWSAARGLDDYERAFWTTAQVGGDVDTTCAIVGGVLGARGDAVLPPAWLARTEALPAWLPEAAG